A genomic window from Nitrospirota bacterium includes:
- the mgtE gene encoding magnesium transporter, with product MTDATFDMIVETLRKFLRRGAITHLSNMVNKMRPADLAQVIHRLATPQERRTVFELVRDVKARAAVLSESEPETISPLLSDMPPHDVVVVLRELASDDVADILGNLPEEKAQEILHLMKADESSDVKGLLQYPEETAGGIMTTDFVSLHEDTTVKDAIAHLQETSAKQMVFYLYVTDDAGRLVGVVSLRQLLVVAPGTPLKKIMTADVISVVTDMDQEEVAKIVAKYNILAVPVVDKDNILVGIITVDDVVDVIREEATEDILKLAGATEADLLQMSSIRAARMRMPWLLTSLVGGLITGVFLWFFRPAIREVIALASFIPVITAMGGNVGLQTSTLMVRGLAMGRIEAAEIGAVFLKELTVGLMMGTICGAIVGAVAYFWHGPATLGMVVGLAMFAAITVAAIMGTLMPIVLKKIGVDPAISSGPFVTAANDITGLVIYLGLATLLLHQLMS from the coding sequence GTGACCGACGCGACGTTCGACATGATCGTCGAGACGCTCCGGAAGTTCCTGCGCCGGGGGGCCATCACGCACCTGTCCAACATGGTCAACAAGATGCGGCCCGCGGATCTCGCCCAGGTCATCCATCGCCTGGCGACGCCGCAGGAGCGACGCACGGTGTTCGAATTGGTCAGGGACGTCAAAGCCAGGGCCGCCGTGCTCAGCGAAAGCGAACCCGAGACCATCAGCCCATTGTTGTCGGACATGCCGCCGCACGACGTGGTGGTGGTGCTCCGCGAACTGGCTTCCGACGACGTGGCGGATATTCTCGGCAATCTGCCCGAAGAGAAGGCGCAGGAAATCCTGCACCTCATGAAGGCCGACGAGTCCAGCGACGTCAAAGGCCTCTTGCAGTATCCGGAAGAGACGGCGGGCGGCATCATGACCACGGACTTCGTGTCGCTGCACGAGGACACGACGGTCAAAGACGCCATTGCGCATCTCCAGGAGACCTCGGCCAAGCAGATGGTCTTTTACCTCTACGTGACGGACGACGCGGGGCGGCTGGTCGGGGTGGTGTCTTTGCGCCAGTTGCTGGTCGTGGCACCGGGCACGCCGCTCAAAAAAATCATGACCGCCGACGTGATCAGCGTGGTCACCGACATGGATCAGGAAGAGGTGGCGAAGATCGTCGCCAAGTACAATATCCTGGCCGTCCCGGTGGTGGACAAGGACAATATCCTGGTCGGGATCATCACGGTGGACGACGTGGTGGACGTGATCCGCGAGGAAGCGACCGAGGACATTCTGAAGCTGGCCGGCGCCACCGAGGCGGACCTGCTTCAAATGTCCAGTATCCGTGCCGCCAGGATGCGTATGCCGTGGCTGCTCACCAGTCTGGTGGGCGGGCTGATCACCGGGGTGTTCCTGTGGTTCTTCCGCCCGGCGATCCGGGAAGTGATCGCGCTCGCCAGCTTCATCCCGGTGATCACCGCGATGGGCGGAAACGTCGGGTTGCAAACTTCCACGCTGATGGTGCGGGGGCTGGCGATGGGGCGCATCGAGGCCGCCGAGATCGGTGCCGTGTTTCTCAAAGAGCTCACGGTCGGTCTGATGATGGGGACGATCTGCGGGGCCATCGTGGGCGCTGTCGCGTACTTCTGGCACGGTCCGGCGACGCTCGGCATGGTGGTCGGCCTGGCGATGTTCGCCGCCATCACGGTGGCCGCCATTATGGGAACCCTGATGCCGATCGTGCTCAAGAAGATCGGCGTCGATCCCGCGATTTCGTCGGGCCCTTTCGTGACCGCGGCCAACGACATCACGGGGCTCGTGATCTACCTGGGTCTGGCCACGCTATTGTTGCACCAACTCATGTCGTAA
- a CDS encoding sigma-70 family RNA polymerase sigma factor — MPGQNASQDPPDDHASVVRAQRGDADAFGELVTRYRGRMYQVAYGIVNHHETAMDLTQEAFLRAYQNLGSFRGDAKFSTWLRRIVTNVCLDHLRKAEHRIVASSYDDSRGEEDDPPEGVRLTAALEAPDRGVARKELGRAILEALRVLTPEQRAAIVLREVEGMSYEEIAKTMECAVGTVMSRLHYARKRLRTLLTEHHDR, encoded by the coding sequence GTGCCGGGCCAAAACGCATCGCAAGACCCGCCGGATGACCACGCGTCGGTGGTTCGGGCGCAGCGCGGCGACGCGGACGCCTTTGGGGAACTGGTCACCCGGTATCGGGGGCGGATGTACCAAGTGGCATACGGCATCGTAAACCACCACGAGACCGCGATGGACCTGACCCAGGAGGCGTTCCTGCGCGCGTATCAGAATCTCGGGTCGTTCCGCGGCGATGCCAAATTTTCGACCTGGTTGCGCCGAATCGTGACCAACGTGTGCCTGGACCACCTTCGAAAGGCCGAGCACCGGATCGTGGCGTCGTCTTACGACGATTCGCGCGGTGAGGAAGACGATCCGCCCGAGGGAGTGCGGTTGACCGCCGCGCTGGAGGCGCCTGACCGGGGCGTCGCGAGGAAGGAACTGGGCCGGGCGATCCTGGAGGCCCTGCGGGTTCTGACGCCTGAGCAGCGCGCCGCGATCGTGCTCCGGGAAGTCGAAGGCATGTCGTACGAGGAGATCGCCAAGACCATGGAGTGCGCCGTGGGCACGGTGATGTCGCGGTTGCACTACGCCAGAAAGCGGTTACGCACGTTGTTGACGGAGCACCATGACCGATGA
- a CDS encoding zf-HC2 domain-containing protein has product MTDEPVMIASDDCDAVDPFLGAFVDGELFGTDRSTVERHLAGCGRCRAAVAAYREWGTALRETVASEATRDLSAIAWPPAAAPAARRDAGRLTPRGRLFYDVARWVHPWPVFAGAAALVALIIGVGLGVGVWQAPVPERLVEIDRLDAAGSVMVFTTDGGRTAIIWLSETEEPSDPGLTPI; this is encoded by the coding sequence ATGACCGATGAGCCCGTGATGATCGCGTCGGATGACTGCGACGCGGTCGACCCGTTTCTGGGTGCGTTCGTCGACGGCGAACTCTTCGGAACCGACCGATCGACGGTCGAGCGGCATCTCGCCGGCTGCGGGCGCTGTCGAGCCGCCGTTGCCGCGTATCGGGAGTGGGGAACGGCCCTCCGCGAGACGGTCGCGAGCGAGGCGACGCGAGACCTTTCAGCCATTGCGTGGCCGCCGGCGGCCGCGCCGGCCGCACGGCGAGACGCCGGGCGCTTGACACCCCGTGGCAGGCTCTTCTATGATGTCGCACGGTGGGTTCATCCCTGGCCGGTCTTTGCGGGCGCCGCGGCGCTGGTGGCGCTGATCATCGGGGTTGGTTTGGGGGTCGGTGTGTGGCAAGCCCCGGTCCCCGAGCGCCTGGTGGAGATCGACCGGTTGGACGCGGCGGGGTCCGTGATGGTGTTCACCACCGACGGCGGTCGGACCGCCATCATCTGGTTGTCGGAAACCGAAGAACCGTCGGACCCCGGATTGACGCCCATATGA
- a CDS encoding septum formation initiator family protein has product MRRTVSGGGTDWRPKPTRVHRGGSWARANRRKAEAERRQRVGRSITLAVGVPLVVALVGALLFGERGLWRVAGMADHQRNLKRDIARIEAENAALRNDIAHLKSDPLTIESIARERLGMGRKGETVYYFPSTEDTRTP; this is encoded by the coding sequence GTGAGACGCACGGTCTCAGGGGGCGGCACCGACTGGCGTCCCAAGCCGACCCGGGTGCACCGCGGGGGCTCGTGGGCGCGGGCGAATCGACGCAAGGCCGAGGCCGAGCGTCGCCAACGGGTCGGGCGCTCGATCACCTTGGCGGTGGGTGTGCCGCTGGTCGTGGCCCTCGTCGGCGCGCTGCTGTTCGGTGAACGCGGGTTGTGGCGCGTGGCCGGCATGGCGGATCATCAGCGAAATCTCAAGCGCGACATCGCGAGGATCGAGGCCGAGAACGCCGCGCTGCGCAACGACATCGCGCACCTGAAGTCCGATCCGCTCACGATCGAGTCGATCGCGCGCGAGCGGCTTGGAATGGGTCGCAAGGGGGAGACCGTGTACTACTTCCCGTCCACGGAAGACACGAGAACGCCGTGA
- the recO gene encoding DNA repair protein RecO codes for MLVDCQAIVLAGQKLGEADTLITFLTLERGVLKGVAKGARRMKSRFGGAIQPFTYGHAILFERRATVLRSVNYFDSIHSFQRLRDDLDALMNAAAMANAARRLLPEEQPAGDAFALLLKALQALEAGEDGDRRVFWYLLSLLQTAGYQPRVDRCLVGRHGGTPQASGSPRWVFVPQLGGTVCEGCYANQSVGASGPPAGFPMTAGVHALLRQALRMPEALRPRLSAGPELIREARGLLEACVAERGRRIVKRLVPDRRVAARMNAERLGHV; via the coding sequence ATGCTCGTTGACTGTCAGGCTATCGTGTTGGCGGGACAGAAGCTGGGAGAAGCCGACACGCTCATCACTTTCCTGACCCTGGAACGCGGCGTCCTCAAGGGTGTGGCCAAGGGCGCCCGCCGCATGAAGAGCCGGTTCGGCGGCGCGATCCAACCGTTCACGTATGGCCACGCCATCCTGTTCGAGCGCCGCGCCACCGTGCTTCGGAGCGTGAATTACTTCGACTCGATCCATTCGTTCCAGCGGCTACGGGACGACCTCGACGCGCTGATGAACGCCGCGGCCATGGCCAATGCGGCGAGGAGGCTCTTACCCGAAGAGCAGCCGGCCGGCGACGCCTTCGCGCTCCTGCTCAAGGCACTGCAAGCCCTGGAGGCCGGGGAGGACGGCGACCGCCGGGTGTTCTGGTATCTCCTGTCGCTTCTGCAGACCGCGGGCTATCAGCCCCGCGTGGACCGGTGCCTGGTCGGGCGCCACGGCGGCACTCCGCAGGCTTCCGGCTCGCCGCGGTGGGTGTTCGTGCCTCAACTGGGTGGCACCGTGTGCGAAGGGTGTTACGCGAATCAATCGGTCGGAGCCTCCGGGCCCCCGGCCGGTTTTCCCATGACTGCGGGAGTTCACGCGCTGCTCCGGCAGGCCCTGCGGATGCCGGAGGCCTTGCGGCCGCGCTTGTCCGCCGGGCCGGAGCTCATCCGTGAGGCCAGGGGCCTCCTGGAGGCCTGCGTCGCGGAGCGCGGTCGCCGCATCGTCAAACGACTGGTCCCGGACCGACGGGTTGCGGCGCGCATGAATGCGGAGCGCCTCGGTCACGTCTAG
- the era gene encoding GTPase Era produces the protein MSASSVRASDSAPTASRAFRSGVIALVGRPNVGKSTLINRLVGEKVAIVSPVPQTTRTRVVGILHQPDAELIFIDTPGIHRPRHLLNEAMIRAARGALDDADVIAVLIDATEGWRPGDRAVLEFVGARKVPIVLVINKVDRVKKPALLPLIDECRRVRDFAEIVPISALSDDTLDPLVRVFVQRLPHAEAHYPKDEYTDQAVRTLAAEWIREAILQRTREEVPHAVAVRVEEFAEDPDAKLVRIRAQVLVEKASQKAIVIGAGGSMMKQVGEQARLELERLLGCRVYLALWVTVEPQWRQDARQLGELGYT, from the coding sequence GTGAGCGCCTCGTCGGTACGAGCGTCCGACTCCGCGCCCACGGCATCGCGCGCGTTTCGAAGCGGCGTGATCGCCCTGGTGGGCAGGCCCAACGTGGGCAAATCCACGTTGATCAACCGCCTGGTCGGGGAGAAAGTCGCGATCGTGTCCCCGGTCCCGCAGACGACCCGCACGCGCGTGGTGGGAATTCTCCACCAGCCTGACGCGGAATTGATCTTCATCGACACGCCGGGCATCCACAGGCCGCGGCACCTGCTCAACGAGGCCATGATCCGCGCGGCGCGCGGAGCGCTGGACGACGCGGACGTGATCGCGGTGCTGATCGACGCGACGGAAGGCTGGCGGCCCGGAGATCGCGCGGTGCTCGAGTTCGTGGGAGCGCGCAAGGTTCCGATCGTGTTGGTGATCAACAAGGTGGATCGCGTCAAGAAGCCCGCGCTGTTGCCGCTGATCGACGAGTGCCGCAGGGTGCGGGACTTTGCGGAGATCGTGCCGATCTCGGCGCTGTCCGATGACACGCTCGACCCGCTTGTGCGCGTGTTCGTCCAGCGTCTGCCGCACGCCGAGGCGCACTACCCGAAGGACGAATATACCGATCAGGCGGTCCGGACCCTGGCGGCGGAATGGATTCGCGAAGCGATCCTCCAGCGAACCCGCGAAGAGGTTCCGCATGCCGTGGCGGTGCGGGTCGAGGAGTTCGCGGAAGACCCGGACGCCAAGTTGGTTCGCATCCGCGCGCAGGTCTTGGTGGAAAAGGCATCGCAAAAGGCCATCGTGATCGGCGCCGGCGGGTCCATGATGAAGCAGGTGGGCGAACAAGCGCGCCTGGAGCTCGAACGGTTGCTCGGGTGCCGCGTGTACCTCGCGCTGTGGGTGACGGTCGAACCGCAGTGGCGACAGGACGCGCGGCAGCTCGGCGAGTTGGGGTACACGTGA